A genomic window from Purpureocillium takamizusanense chromosome 2, complete sequence includes:
- a CDS encoding uncharacterized protein (COG:S~EggNog:ENOG503PF3U) translates to MKRRAYRALLPAAQGPDQEAATALPPPKKPRNLRIACEACRGKRVACGGERPKCGPCLKRGGECVYREPIQSPGSEVDALQKERDHLKTKLSGHARLLDQLKNLPEDEALGLLQRLRATSSSDSPNALSEMSGGMHNRLRPSNNLAARAMSPVVDSGLEHELAARHALIYPRLEPLDAGPLKILVESTLFKFRPPRVGQSNSTNSVLAVHPAAPLPLDGKPVHQRVQDPTFFTSAGAPLGPVPPQEYCDPRLSRLQIEFWTRVQIPNELAASLISFYLENDHPIMAMFDADLFLDDLVDHRLTYCSAMLVAALLYLSCQAYTRSDIRSSSFVPGFLDEARTLWRAEQSPDLVGTLAAAERITDPITTIAAAELMALGCQVNGQNELGYEFLNTGRRMAEQIGLINTPPTSPKLQYMNDKPPQWISAASHVAWGTYNWLR, encoded by the exons ATGAAGCGGAGAGCATACCGGGCTCTGCTACCCGCAGCTCAGGGCCCGGACCAGGAAGCTGCCACGGCACTGCCTCCGCCAAAGAAGCCCAGAAACCTGCGGATCGCGTGCGAGGCATGTCGTGGCAAAAGAGTGGCT TGCGGCGGCGAAAGGCCCAAATGTGGGCCATGCCTGaagcgaggaggagagtgtGTCTATCGAGAGCCCATTCAGAGCCCGGGCAGCGAAGTGGACGCGTTGCAAAAGGAGCGTGACCATCTCAAGACAAAGCTCAGCGGCCATGCCAGGCTGCTCGATCAGTTGAAGAACTTgccggaggacgaggccctcggccTACTTCAGCGACTACGAGCGACTTCCTCCTCAGACTCGCCTAACGCCCTCTCGGAGATGAGTGGTGGCATGCACAATCGCCTCAGGCCGTCTAATAATCTTGCCGCTCGGGCCATGTCCCCAGTGGTAGACTCAGGCCTCGAGCACGAACTCGCTGCTCGGCATGCTTTGATCTATCCCAGGCTGGagcccctcgacgccggccctCTCAAAATCCTTGTCGAGTCTACCTTGTTCAAGTTTCGTCCACCGCGGGTCGGACAGTCTAACTCAACGAACTCAGTCCTCGCAGTTCACCCGGCTGCCCCCCTGCCCTTGGACGGGAAACCCGTACACCAACGTGTACAAGATCCTACTTTCTTCACCTCTGCAGGGGCCCCTCTCGGACCAGTACCGCCGCAAGAATACTGTGATCCGCGACTCAGCCGTCTGCAGATTGAGTTCTGGACCAGGGTTCAGATTCCCAACGAGCTTGCTGCATCGCTGATATCATTCTACCTGGAGAATGATCATCCTATTATGGCCATGTTTGATGCAGACCTATTCCTGGATGACCTCGTTGACCATCGCCTGACGTACTGCTCTGCAATGCTGGTCGCTGCGTTGCTATATCTCTCATGT CAAGCGTACACGCGATCGGACATTCGCTCCTCATCGTTTGTGCCTGGATTTCTGGACGAAGCCAGGACTTTATGGCGCGCCGAGCAGAGTCCCGACCTCGTTGGGAcgcttgcagcagcagagcggATCACTGACCCCATCACGACgatcgctgccgccgagttGATGGCCCTTGGCTGCCAAGTGAACGGCCAGAATGAGCTCGGCTACGAGTTCTTGAACACAGGTCGCCGAATGGCAGAGCAGATAGGTCTTATCAACACGCCGCCAACAAGTCCAAAGCTTCAGTATATGAACGATAAGCCGCCACAATGGATCAGCGCAGCATCTCACGTCGCTTGGGGAACGTACAACTGGCTCAGGTAA
- a CDS encoding uncharacterized protein (EggNog:ENOG503NX4G~COG:S): MAQKYAKDQPAGFTNRITRVAIVGASGQVGRYLTAALLSTGQHTVTAITRVDSKSSPPPAGVHVAKVDYYNEESLVDALRGQQFLIISMSVTAPRDSQDKIIKAAAKAGVAWVMPNCYGTDIRNAKLKEENLTGPAVLGGIVAIEKAGVSSWVAMCCSFWYEFSLSMGPGWYGFDFANRKVTFTDDGKTRINTSTWEQCGRAVKALLSLKELPDDENDTSPTLSTWRNQPLYISSFLVSQRDMLDSVNRVMGTTDADWEIEHEEHTARYARGMDMFKKGSHLGFGICLYTRTFFPNGDGNFEAKYGLANDALGLPKEDLDQATKRAVDIIKGGFERKAVDVTMYK; this comes from the coding sequence ATGGCCCAGAAATACGCCAAAGACCAGCCCGCGGGCTTCACCAACCGCATCAcccgcgtcgccatcgtcggcgccagcggccaggTAGGCCGCTACCTCACCGCAGCGCTGCTCTCCACGGGCCAGCACACCGTCACGGCCATCACCCGCGTCGACAGCAAGTCCTCGCCCCCACCTGCGGGCGTGCATGTCGCCAAGGTCGACTACTACAACGAGGAGTCCCTGGTCGACGCCCTCCGCGGGCAGCAGTTCCTCATCATCTCCATGTCCGTCACCGCGCCGCGCGACTCCCAGGACAAGATCATCAaggccgcggccaaggccggcgtcgcctgGGTCATGCCCAACTGCTACGGCACCGACATCCGCAACgcgaagctcaaggaggagaaCCTCACCGGCCCCGCCGTgctgggcggcatcgtggccatAGAGAAGGCGGGCGTCAGCTCTTGGGTCGCCATGTGCTGCTCCTTCTGGTACGAGTTCTCCCTGTCCATGGGCCCCGGCTGGTACGGCTTCGACTTTGCCAACAGGAAGGTCACCTTtaccgacgacggcaagacgcgCATCAACACGAGCACCTGGGAGCAgtgcggccgcgccgtcaaggccctcCTCAGCCTCAAGGAGCTGCCAGACGATGAGAACGACACGTCCCCCACGTTGTCCACCTGGCGCAACCAGCCGCTCTACATCTCCAGCTTCCTCGTCTCCCAGCGAGACATGCTTGACAGCGTGAACCGCGTCATGGGCACAACCGACGCTGACTGGGAGATTGAACACGAAGAGCACACCGCGCGCTACGCCCGCGGCATGGACATGTTCAAGAAGGGCTCTCACCTTGGTTTCGGAATCTGCCTCTACACCCGGACCTTCTTCCCCAACGGCGATGGCAACTTTGAGGCCAAGTACGGTCTGGCAAACGATGCCCTGGGCCTGCCAAAGGAGGATTTGGACCAGGCGACTAAGCGCGCCGTGGACATTATCAAGGGAGGGTTTGAGCGAAAGGCAGTTGATGTCACCATGTACAAATAG
- a CDS encoding uncharacterized protein (COG:U~EggNog:ENOG503NUAW~TransMembrane:14 (i21-39o59-79i91-110o116-137i149-173o179-199i220-241o247-265i285-306o318-342i349-370o376-401i422-440o476-498i)), whose product MTELTKAEKALHDQSNLLPRRQLVSCLSILSLALLISFIDQNGISTALPTIAADLDARATISWAGTASLLANTTFQMLYGRASDIFGRKAVFVSAVLLLALADLLCGLSANAAMFYAFRGLAGVGGGGITNLAMIIVSDVVTLEQRGKYQGITGSMVGLGSVTGPFLAAAFVARSTWRGFFWMLAPLGALNGLLAYRYLPSREPEATFRESVGKVDWMGVLTSSVGTIFLLIPISGGGAYFPWASPMVISMLAIGGVALILFVLVEWKLAKLPMMPVTVYRNPVVVVLLFQSFLLGLVYQSMVYYLPLYLQNAHQFSIIVSASLLIPMFITQSTISTLTGLWISRHKRYGIVIQVGFAMWTLGTGLTLLYKRTTDPGVIVVPLIVIGFGVGCVFQPTLVALQAHSAKSRRAVIISNRNFNRCAGGACGLAISAAVLQARLRATLPAEYKYLADSTYALPDFDGGVPPAVLDAYMEASHAVFIVLVPLIGLCFLGTIFVKDRGLAPKDEPPSETLEQGDMEGGEAQRIELDTSEEVVQVQPSQKKRR is encoded by the exons atgacgGAGCTGACCAAGGCCGAAAAGGCCCTGCACGACCAGTCCAACCTCCTCCCGCGGCGCCAGCTCGTCTCCTGCCTGAGCATCCTGTCCCTCGCCCTGCTCATCTCCTTCATCGACCAAAACGGCATCTCCACGGCGCTgcccaccatcgccgccgacctcgacgcccgcgccaccATCTCCTGGGCCGGCaccgcctccctcctcgccaacacCACCTTCCAGATGCTCTACGGCCGTGCCTCCGACATCTTTGGCCGCAaggccgtcttcgtctccgccgtcctgctgctcgccctcgccgacctgctgTGCGGCCTgagcgccaacgccgccatgTTCTACGCCTTtcgcggcctcgccggcgtcggcggcggcggcatcaccaaCCTCGCCATGATCATCGTCTCCGACGTCGTCaccctcgagcagcgcggcaAGTACCAGGGCATCACCGGCAGCAtggtcggcctcggcagcgtcaccggccccttcctcgccgccgccttcgtcgcccGCTCCACCTGGCGCGGCTTCTTCTGGATGCTCGcccccctcggcgccctcaaCGGCCTGCTCGCCTACCGCTACCTGCCGTCCAGGGAGCCCGAGGCCACCTTTCGCGAGAgcgtcggcaaggtcgacTGGATGGGCGTCCTCACCTCCTCGGTCGGCACCATCTTCCTGCTCATCCCCatctccggcggcggcgcctacTTTCCCTGGGCCTCGCCCATGGTCATCTCCATGCTTGCCATTGGAGGCGTCGCGCTCATTCTGTTTGTGCTGGTCGAGTGGAAACTTGCCAAACTCCCCATGATGCCAG TGACTGTATATCGCAaccctgtcgtcgtcgttctcCTCTTTCAGAGCTTCCTCCTGGGGCTCGTGTACCAGAGCATGGTATACTACCTGCCCCTGTACCTTCAAAACGCACATCAGTTCTCCATCATCGTgtccgcctccctcctcaTCCCCATGTTCATTACGCAGTCGACCATTTCAACCCTCACGGGCTTGTGGATCAGCCGGCACAAGCGatacggcatcgtcatccagGTCGGCTTCGCGATGTGGACGCT GGGCACCGGCCTGACACTGCTGTACAAGCGCACCACCGACCCCGGCGTCATTGTTGTACCCCTCATCGTCATAggcttcggcgtcggctgTGTCTTTCAGCCAACCCTCGTCGCCTTGCAGGCGCACTCGGCCAAGTCGCGtcgcgccgtcatcatctccAACCGCAACTTCAAccgctgcgccggcggcgcctgcggcctggccatctcggccgccgtcctgcaggcCCGGCTGCGCGCGACCCTGCCGGCCGAGTACAAGTACCTGGCCGATTCGACGTACGCGCTGCCCGACTTTGACGGAGGGGTGCCGCCCGCGGTGCTGGACGCGTACATGGAGGCGAGCcacgccgtcttcatcgtcctGGTGCCGCTCATCGGGCTCTGCTTTCTCGGGACCATCTTTGTCAAGGACAGGGGTTTGGCACCCAAGGACGAGCCGCCGTCCGAGACCCTGGAACAGGGCGATATGGAGGGCGGAGAGGCGCAAAGGATCGAGCTCGACACGAGCGAGGAGGTGGTGCAGGTGCAACCTTCGCAGAAAAAAAGACGATAA
- a CDS encoding uncharacterized protein (COG:T~EggNog:ENOG503PBW8) → MMARQICRSLWLSWRPHRLISKSAMDVRRLSMQPPTMHLRPRVFPTSGFEIIDPCQKVEEERLPFYKQDDYYPMRMGEVIKDRYQVVAKLGYGTGSTVWLSRDLSEQKYWVLKVHIHTLKENQEIKVYRHIAGASLGDHPGREYVRRFEDSFKLKGPCGEHDVLVMVPLGMSLRTLQEMQKDAVFQQDLVLRAMDQVLLGLEYLHEVDAIHTDLHADNLLVAITDDSVFAMVEENEVDTPSARKQAGDVTIYVSQYMLGGAGPLTISDLGQARIGRQHRGNAMPIPYRAPEVILNMPWGAAVDAWSVGLLAWDLLEKEGLFRIYDHDCQEENDAHHLAAMTAFLGPPPPEFLRSSAEAKKYWNDEEQWHGPVPLPSKPRLESLATRLAGKNRDMFLDFLQCVLRWRPKERLTCLQAYFHPWLRGEGS, encoded by the exons ATGATGGCGAGGCAGATATGTCGTTCTTTGTGGCTATCATGGCGCCCGCATCGTCTTATTTCAAAGTCCGCCATGGATGTACGGAGGTTGTCCATGCAGCCCCCAACGATGCACCTCCGGCCGCGTGTGTTCCCAACTAGTGGATTTGAAATCATCGATCCGTGCCAGAAGGTAgaggaggagcggctgcCCTTCTACAAGCAAGATGACTATTATCCAATGAGAATGGGCGAGGTCATCAAGGACCGCTACCAGGTTGTCGCGAAGCTCGGTTACGGCACAGGCTCGACAGTTTGGCTTTCGCGTGATCTCAG CGAACAGAAGTACTGGGTCTTGAAGGTGCATATCCATACCTTGAAAGAAAACCAGGAGATCAAGGTTTATCGACACATAGCTGGGGCCAGTCTGGGTGACCATCCCGGACGCGAATATGTCCGACGGTTCGAAGACTCGTTCAAGCTCAAGGGCCCATGTGGAGAGCACGACGTGCTTGTCATGGTACCCCTAGGCATGAGCTTGAGGACTTTGCAGGAAATGCAAAAGGATGCCGTCTTTCAACAGGATCTTGTTTTGAGAGCCATGGACCAAGTACTACTCGGACTCGAGTATCTTCATGAAGTAGATGCCATCCATACGG ATCTCCATGCCGATAACTTACTCGTTGCCATTACGGACGACTCAGTTTTCGCTATGGTGGAAGAGAACGAGGTAGACACGCCATCTGCGCGAAAACAAGCGGGTGATGTAACAATCTACGTCTCTCAATATATGTTGGGAGGCGCCGGCCCTCTCACCATTAGCGATTTAGGGCAAGCGCGCATCGGAAGACAGCACCGAGGGAATGCCATGCCGATACCATATCGAGCACCTGAGGTGATACTTAACATGCCTTGGGGAGCAGCCGTGGATGCATGGAGCGTAGGACTTCTG GCCTGGGATCTGCTCGAGAAAGAAGGCCTGTTCCGAATTTACGACCACGACTGTCAGGAGGAGAACGATGCTCACCATCTTGCGGCAATGACGGCCTTTCTCGGTCCACCGCCACCCGAATTTCTAAGGAGCAGCGCCGAAGCAAAGAAATACTGGAACGATGAGG AGCAATGGCATGGGCCTGTCCCATTGCCCTCCAAGCCGAGGCTAGAGTCTTTGGCGACTAGGTTGGCAGGGAAAAACAGGGACATGTTCCTAGACTTCCTGCAGTGTGTCCTCCGCTGGCGCCCGAAAGAACGGCTCACCTGCCTGCAGGCGTACTTTCACCCTTGGTTGAGAGGTGAGGGATCTTGA
- a CDS encoding uncharacterized protein (COG:S~EggNog:ENOG503PF3U), protein MSGGMHNRLRPSNNLAARAMSPVVDSGLEHELAARHALIYPRLEPLDAGPLKILVESTLFKFRPPRVGQSNSTNSVLAVHPAAPLPLDGKPVHQRVQDPTFFTSAGAPLGPVPPQEYCDPRLSRLQIEFWTRVQIPNELAASLISFYLENDHPIMAMFDADLFLDDLVDHRLTYCSAMLVAALLYLSCQAYTRSDIRSSSFVPGFLDEARTLWRAEQSPDLVGTLAAAERITDPITTIAAAELMALGCQVNGQNELGYEFLNTGRRMAEQIGLINTPPTSPKLQYMNDKPPQWISAASHVAWGTYNWLSVHGLYFRDPPIAHPPTLPVPAERLSSVSRLLYGSEREEDSRLPPAYMGSTFSTMCRFWTIVQEVAVVYFKHDKRSLSQRVPLAFAEAKYQKLLAWTDTLVAGMARGEYSPGHVLIFHMNFHSVVMQLFHPFVREQSSFSKHRLRSFSSEDSCLANVFNASLNQLGRLMFIYRRSCVSATWSVFVNPPLIQLADAMLAERFSKTAHGRLFFLLCIGAWLDLHESYYFFWDIVKGFLARAMRDGTMTSNEAKSLMAELQRRGAHHGAPKLASSSIIIDFDRAAANPEEARSRAIAEQFDELALQEELTTGDYEES, encoded by the exons ATGAGTGGTGGCATGCACAATCGCCTCAGGCCGTCTAATAATCTTGCCGCTCGGGCCATGTCCCCAGTGGTAGACTCAGGCCTCGAGCACGAACTCGCTGCTCGGCATGCTTTGATCTATCCCAGGCTGGagcccctcgacgccggccctCTCAAAATCCTTGTCGAGTCTACCTTGTTCAAGTTTCGTCCACCGCGGGTCGGACAGTCTAACTCAACGAACTCAGTCCTCGCAGTTCACCCGGCTGCCCCCCTGCCCTTGGACGGGAAACCCGTACACCAACGTGTACAAGATCCTACTTTCTTCACCTCTGCAGGGGCCCCTCTCGGACCAGTACCGCCGCAAGAATACTGTGATCCGCGACTCAGCCGTCTGCAGATTGAGTTCTGGACCAGGGTTCAGATTCCCAACGAGCTTGCTGCATCGCTGATATCATTCTACCTGGAGAATGATCATCCTATTATGGCCATGTTTGATGCAGACCTATTCCTGGATGACCTCGTTGACCATCGCCTGACGTACTGCTCTGCAATGCTGGTCGCTGCGTTGCTATATCTCTCATGT CAAGCGTACACGCGATCGGACATTCGCTCCTCATCGTTTGTGCCTGGATTTCTGGACGAAGCCAGGACTTTATGGCGCGCCGAGCAGAGTCCCGACCTCGTTGGGAcgcttgcagcagcagagcggATCACTGACCCCATCACGACgatcgctgccgccgagttGATGGCCCTTGGCTGCCAAGTGAACGGCCAGAATGAGCTCGGCTACGAGTTCTTGAACACAGGTCGCCGAATGGCAGAGCAGATAGGTCTTATCAACACGCCGCCAACAAGTCCAAAGCTTCAGTATATGAACGATAAGCCGCCACAATGGATCAGCGCAGCATCTCACGTCGCTTGGGGAACGTACAACTGGCTCAG TGTCCATGGACTGTACTTTCGCGATCCGCCGATTGCTCATCCACCAACTCTACCAGTCCCAGCTGAGCGGCTAAGCAGCGTCAGTCGACTGCTCTATGGCTcagagagggaggaagaCTCCCGTCTGCCACCAGCCTACATGGGATCTACCTTCTCTACCATGTGCAGATTTTGGACAATCGTGCAAGAGGTTGCCGTAGTGTATTTCAAACATGACAAACGGTCCCTTTCGCAACGTGTCCCGCTCGCATTCGCCGAGGCAAAATACCAAAAGCTTTTGGCCTGGACTGATACCCTGGTGGCGGGCATGGCTCGGGGCGAGTACAGCCCTGGACATGTTCTTATCTTCCA CATGAATTTTCACAGCGTGGTCATGCAGCTCTTCCACCCATTCGTGAGAGAACAGTCATCTTTTTCGAAGCATAGACTACGATCGTTCTCCTCGGAAGACAGCTGCCTAGCCAATGTTTTCAACGCATCGTTGAACCAGCTCGGCCGGCTCATGTTCATCTACCGGCGCTCGTGTGTCTCAGCAACGTGGAGCGTCTTTGTCAACCCGCCCCTCATCCAACTTGCCGACGCCATGCTGGCGGAGCGATTTTCGAAGACCGCGCATGGGCGGCTATTCTTCTTGCTTTGCATCGGCGCATGGCTAGATCTACACGAAAGCTACTACTTCTTCTGGGACATCGTGAAGGGCTTCCTGGCACGGGCCATGCGGGACGGCACGATGACCAGCAACGAGGCCAAGTCGCTCATGGCCGAGTTGCAACGGCGCGGGGCGCACCACGGGGCGCCAAAGCTTGCGTCTTCTTCCATCATTATAGATTTCGATCGGGCTGCAGCGAATCCGGAGGAGGCAAGATCGAGGGCTATCGCGGAGCAGTTTGATGAGTTGGCTTTGCAGGAAGAGCTCACGACTGGGGACTACGAGGAGAGCTGA
- a CDS encoding uncharacterized protein (COG:S~EggNog:ENOG503PDK8), translating into MTDKRYKIVEFNIDDDGIEIGIRFNGCIFRIELSPNSFVNSPVALERFHRFFKGLKSRSSVASQSREYGDYCENVAHVFRPDFERLAPPRAHTGKVTLADIAARGYFKCDYRVVDEKDVRGAVTACDNAWMNRERACDIRDHQSLFPLFDAAAVEVELPGDGMDDIYEIVPRKIFVDGKPGFYKKCDRPYACLEEVAKYCAIEASGLSTQQLLTSRLLGIVADENGQASGLLYEWIETKAEGVQGTLDGAVTPATPMHLREKWASQIRSTVAELHGLQVAWGDVKADNVLIDEDDDAIVIDLEGGTTDEWVDREIGGTVAGDLQGLEKMVDFILNDKSSLRRCGQEEEQEHGVGGNLILGEGIPI; encoded by the coding sequence ATGACCGACAAGCGATACAAGATTGTAGAGTTCAACATAGACGATGATGGCATCGAAATCGGCATTCGTTTCAACGGATGCATTTTCAGGATCGAGCTCTCGCCCAATTCTTTCGTCAACTCACCAGTTGCCCTCGAGCGATTTCACCGATTCTTCAAGGGACTGAAAAGTAGATCTTCGGTTGCGAGTCAGTCACGAGAATACGGGGACTATTGCGAGAATGTCGCTCATGTCTTTCGGCCGGACTTTGAGAGACTGGCACCGCCAAGGGCCCACACGGGGAAAGTAACACTCGCCGATATCGCCGCGCGTGGCTACTTCAAGTGCGACTACCGAGTCGTCGACGAAAAAGACGTCCGAGGCGCCGTTACGGCGTGCGACAATGCGTGGATGAACCGCGAGAGGGCTTGCGACATCCGGGACCACCAGTCTCTCTTCCCGCTGttcgacgctgccgccgtcgaagTCGAACTGCCAGGCGACGGGATGGACGACATCTACGAGATTGTTCCACGCAAGATTTTCGTGGATGGCAAGCCTGGCTTCTACAAGAAATGCGACCGACCGTACGCGTGTCTAGAGGAAGTGGCAAAGTACTGCGCCATAGAAGCATCGGGCTTGTCGACTCAGCAACTCCTCACGTCGCGGCTCCTTGGCATCGTTGCCGATGAAAACGGACAAGCGTCGGGGCTGCTGTACGAATGGATAGAGACCAAGGCTGAAGGAGTCCAGGGAACGCTCGACGGTGCCGTGACGCCCGCCACACCCATGCACCTGAGGGAGAAGTGGGCGTCGCAAATTCGGAGTACAGTCGCCGAACTGCACGGCCTGCAAGTCGCTTGGGGCGACGTAAAGGCGGATAacgtcctcatcgacgaggacgacgatgccatTGTCATCGACTTGGAGGGCGGCACGACGGATGAGTGGGTTGATCGGGAGATTGGAGGTAccgtcgcgggcgacctgCAGGGCTTGGAGAAGATGGTAGATTTTATTCTCAACGACAAGTCTTCTCTGCGACGGTGCGGCCAGGAAGAGGAACAAGAGCACGGCGTCGGGGGAAACCTCATTCTCGGAGAAGGGATCCCGATCTGA
- a CDS encoding uncharacterized protein (COG:S~EggNog:ENOG503PF3U), whose protein sequence is MKRRAYRALLPAAQGPDQEAATALPPPKKPRNLRIACEACRGKRVACGGERPKCGPCLKRGGECVYREPIQSPGSEVDALQKERDHLKTKLSGHARLLDQLKNLPEDEALGLLQRLRATSSSDSPNALSEMSGGMHNRLRPSNNLAARAMSPVVDSGLEHELAARHALIYPRLEPLDAGPLKILVESTLFKFRPPRVGQSNSTNSVLAVHPAAPLPLDGKPVHQRVQDPTFFTSAGAPLGPVPPQEYCDPRLSRLQIEFWTRVQIPNELAASLISFYLENDHPIMAMFDADLFLDDLVDHRLTYCSAMLVAALLYLSCQAYTRSDIRSSSFVPGFLDEARTLWRAEQSPDLVGTLAAAERITDPITTIAAAELMALGCQVNGQNELGYEFLNTGRRMAEQIGLINTPPTSPKLQYMNDKPPQWISAASHVAWGTYNWLSVHGLYFRDPPIAHPPTLPVPAERLSSVSRLLYGSEREEDSRLPPAYMGSTFSTMCRFWTIVQEVAVVYFKHDKRSLSQRVPLAFAEAKYQKLLAWTDTLVAGMARGEYSPGHVLIFHMNFHSVVMQLFHPFVREQSSFSKHRLRSFSSEDSCLANVFNASLNQLGRLMFIYRRSCVSATWSVFVNPPLIQLADAMLAERFSKTAHGRLFFLLCIGAWLDLHESYYFFWDIVKGFLARAMRDGTMTSNEAKSLMAELQRRGAHHGAPKLASSSIIIDFDRAAANPEEARSRAIAEQFDELALQEELTTGDYEES, encoded by the exons ATGAAGCGGAGAGCATACCGGGCTCTGCTACCCGCAGCTCAGGGCCCGGACCAGGAAGCTGCCACGGCACTGCCTCCGCCAAAGAAGCCCAGAAACCTGCGGATCGCGTGCGAGGCATGTCGTGGCAAAAGAGTGGCT TGCGGCGGCGAAAGGCCCAAATGTGGGCCATGCCTGaagcgaggaggagagtgtGTCTATCGAGAGCCCATTCAGAGCCCGGGCAGCGAAGTGGACGCGTTGCAAAAGGAGCGTGACCATCTCAAGACAAAGCTCAGCGGCCATGCCAGGCTGCTCGATCAGTTGAAGAACTTgccggaggacgaggccctcggccTACTTCAGCGACTACGAGCGACTTCCTCCTCAGACTCGCCTAACGCCCTCTCGGAGATGAGTGGTGGCATGCACAATCGCCTCAGGCCGTCTAATAATCTTGCCGCTCGGGCCATGTCCCCAGTGGTAGACTCAGGCCTCGAGCACGAACTCGCTGCTCGGCATGCTTTGATCTATCCCAGGCTGGagcccctcgacgccggccctCTCAAAATCCTTGTCGAGTCTACCTTGTTCAAGTTTCGTCCACCGCGGGTCGGACAGTCTAACTCAACGAACTCAGTCCTCGCAGTTCACCCGGCTGCCCCCCTGCCCTTGGACGGGAAACCCGTACACCAACGTGTACAAGATCCTACTTTCTTCACCTCTGCAGGGGCCCCTCTCGGACCAGTACCGCCGCAAGAATACTGTGATCCGCGACTCAGCCGTCTGCAGATTGAGTTCTGGACCAGGGTTCAGATTCCCAACGAGCTTGCTGCATCGCTGATATCATTCTACCTGGAGAATGATCATCCTATTATGGCCATGTTTGATGCAGACCTATTCCTGGATGACCTCGTTGACCATCGCCTGACGTACTGCTCTGCAATGCTGGTCGCTGCGTTGCTATATCTCTCATGT CAAGCGTACACGCGATCGGACATTCGCTCCTCATCGTTTGTGCCTGGATTTCTGGACGAAGCCAGGACTTTATGGCGCGCCGAGCAGAGTCCCGACCTCGTTGGGAcgcttgcagcagcagagcggATCACTGACCCCATCACGACgatcgctgccgccgagttGATGGCCCTTGGCTGCCAAGTGAACGGCCAGAATGAGCTCGGCTACGAGTTCTTGAACACAGGTCGCCGAATGGCAGAGCAGATAGGTCTTATCAACACGCCGCCAACAAGTCCAAAGCTTCAGTATATGAACGATAAGCCGCCACAATGGATCAGCGCAGCATCTCACGTCGCTTGGGGAACGTACAACTGGCTCAG TGTCCATGGACTGTACTTTCGCGATCCGCCGATTGCTCATCCACCAACTCTACCAGTCCCAGCTGAGCGGCTAAGCAGCGTCAGTCGACTGCTCTATGGCTcagagagggaggaagaCTCCCGTCTGCCACCAGCCTACATGGGATCTACCTTCTCTACCATGTGCAGATTTTGGACAATCGTGCAAGAGGTTGCCGTAGTGTATTTCAAACATGACAAACGGTCCCTTTCGCAACGTGTCCCGCTCGCATTCGCCGAGGCAAAATACCAAAAGCTTTTGGCCTGGACTGATACCCTGGTGGCGGGCATGGCTCGGGGCGAGTACAGCCCTGGACATGTTCTTATCTTCCA CATGAATTTTCACAGCGTGGTCATGCAGCTCTTCCACCCATTCGTGAGAGAACAGTCATCTTTTTCGAAGCATAGACTACGATCGTTCTCCTCGGAAGACAGCTGCCTAGCCAATGTTTTCAACGCATCGTTGAACCAGCTCGGCCGGCTCATGTTCATCTACCGGCGCTCGTGTGTCTCAGCAACGTGGAGCGTCTTTGTCAACCCGCCCCTCATCCAACTTGCCGACGCCATGCTGGCGGAGCGATTTTCGAAGACCGCGCATGGGCGGCTATTCTTCTTGCTTTGCATCGGCGCATGGCTAGATCTACACGAAAGCTACTACTTCTTCTGGGACATCGTGAAGGGCTTCCTGGCACGGGCCATGCGGGACGGCACGATGACCAGCAACGAGGCCAAGTCGCTCATGGCCGAGTTGCAACGGCGCGGGGCGCACCACGGGGCGCCAAAGCTTGCGTCTTCTTCCATCATTATAGATTTCGATCGGGCTGCAGCGAATCCGGAGGAGGCAAGATCGAGGGCTATCGCGGAGCAGTTTGATGAGTTGGCTTTGCAGGAAGAGCTCACGACTGGGGACTACGAGGAGAGCTGA